Below is a window of Tolypothrix bouteillei VB521301 DNA.
ACTTGTTCTTTTACGCTTGACTGAGGACCAACCACAACAACGGCGGGCTTTGCTCCTTGACTCATAGTTGTAGGAAGATAGAGATTACCTACCACTTTTGTACCCTGGCTGAGAAACTGAACTTTCCGGACAGTAATCTTATTTGTTGTCGTGGTTTCGGTAACAGTAGGCATGGGAGATTCTCCAATTTTTTGCCGTGAGGCATTGCTCATTTGGGGCAAAGTCAACAAACTAACAGAAGCCAGTGTAAGTGTTGTTAAGGCAAATTTTTTAACTGAAAGCATGGCGGTTTTTCCTGTGATTTTCTAGTTTTTAACTGTTGGATTGATGGCTTGAGTCGGCTTTGTTGTTCGCCGATAGCTCAATAATCCCAGGACGCAACCGGGAAAAAATTGGAAAATCTTGCTCAGTTTTTAAAGCGCTTTAGCAAAAGCTCGTGGAGTCATGCCAAAAGCACGCTTGAAGACATTTGTAAAGTGTGCCTGGTCGAAAAAACCAACGGCAACTGCAACTTCTGACAGGGGCATTTGACCTGTTTTAATCAGTGCTTGTGCTCGTTCGAGTCGCAAGCGCAGGACAAACTGATGGGGTGCCATGCCTGTTGTTTTCTTGAACAAGCGGGAAAAATGAAATTCAGAAACTTGGGCTGCATTTGCAAGCGTATTTAGGTTTAGCTCTGCACCAAGTTGTGTTCGGGCTATTGCGATCGCATCACGCAGTTGGGTTGCAGACAATTTACCTTTTGGGCTTAACGGCTTTTTGGCTTTGCAGCTATGACAGTTTAATAAATGCAGCGTAAAAGCAAGTGATAGTGTTTCCGAGTAGAGAGGCTCTCCTGGTGTGGCAAGTTCGGAAGCGAGTGCTCTAGCATAGTTGTAAGCTAATTCATCTTCGATACACCGCCGTTCTGCAAAGGTATCAATAGCATCCGGAGTCCGGTCTTCAAAGATGGTTTCAATGAACGCAGGCTTAATGGCAATTGCAGCCACCGTCATTTCATCTTGCCAAAAGGGCGCGTTCGTTTCACCGTTAGATTGCAAGCAAAATCCTCCTGGAGGGAGGATAGCTTCATGAGTACGCCCACCTGTTCGCCAGCCAAAACGCACCGAACTTCCCAAATTAATAATCAATCGATGACCTTCGATATAATGTTCTGGTAGTTCCATAGGGTTCAATCGCTGAACTTCGAGAGTCAGATGATTGCGCCATCCTGCTTGAACACTTGACAGAACTACAGATTGGTCT
It encodes the following:
- a CDS encoding helix-turn-helix transcriptional regulator, which translates into the protein MRTCTMQLHSNINLIDPKTGQRFPSAPDQSVVLSSVQAGWRNHLTLEVQRLNPMELPEHYIEGHRLIINLGSSVRFGWRTGGRTHEAILPPGGFCLQSNGETNAPFWQDEMTVAAIAIKPAFIETIFEDRTPDAIDTFAERRCIEDELAYNYARALASELATPGEPLYSETLSLAFTLHLLNCHSCKAKKPLSPKGKLSATQLRDAIAIARTQLGAELNLNTLANAAQVSEFHFSRLFKKTTGMAPHQFVLRLRLERAQALIKTGQMPLSEVAVAVGFFDQAHFTNVFKRAFGMTPRAFAKAL